A single Augochlora pura isolate Apur16 chromosome 2, APUR_v2.2.1, whole genome shotgun sequence DNA region contains:
- the LOC144473176 gene encoding osmotic avoidance abnormal protein 3 isoform X1 has product MSESVKVAVRCRPMNPRELQQGCRNVITTDAITKCCTLEAAGSGKVYQFDAAFGPEATTESVYENVGSVIVEAVLDGYNGTVFAYGQTGCGKSHTMRGFIERALDHIFEATSTASSDMRYLALLSYLEIYNEKLRDLLQDGNSELLMLKEDPNRGTYVAGGLREVTVKDAEECARLVEQGDKRRALAATKMNAASSRSHAVLTLSLETLAINDGNQTENTVKRGRLHLVDLAGSERQTRTGASGDRLKEAASINLSLSALGNVISALAAGHGRHVPYRDSKLTRLLRDSLGGNARTLMIACVSPSDVDSEETLSTLRYAARARCIKNKPVVNEDPKDALLRQYQLELQRLRSLLESSDQSTLKEIPDQPAKDDEEETKQQMEFLEEVERLKKECEHSNLSAQKLREELEALKSRPEGIGLNGIPSKPVVQVPVDDQDREREERRKKKREAAMQEVLKRLEKLTIGGEEQGNTELRRRREKRRKKLETLASVLESGAQEGNGSVFQVYGQLRSTEDALKRMAKRVKQLEAEAADLQASWDAERRDLLRRELLTSQICDAMVPQLRPGCPFRDVAAVREMATWCDELNRWRLPDNSPHIPLPPPSLVHKDNAQYSIPPSKPDHNNNRNGKDIEDEVGNEADNEESSEQEETKKMDIADAYFRRNRIDKLLAHVRAAKTFDSSSRISRSGGSEESIPMGSSYLQLNALNLQSSAPVIGDMDAYKPTPRLPMSRFGKPSWMLEDASMTRGLYPTAVKRNPPRILEALPAYPQGTNGGIKFGNKPVPERITDKLSTRLIQNEASENRPALVGHARSPTY; this is encoded by the exons ATGAGCGAGTCCGTGAAAGTGGCTGTGAGATGTCGGCCAATGAACCCGCGGGAACTGCAACAGGGGTGCAGG AACGTGATAACCACCGATGCGATCACGAAATGCTGCACCCTGGAGGCAGCCGGGAGCGGCAAGGTGTACCAGTTCGACGCGGCATTCGGCCCGGAAGCCACCACCGAGTCCGTATACGAGAACGTGGGCTCGGTGATAGTGGAGGCTGTCCTGGACGGTTACAATGGCACGGTGTTCGCCTACGGGCAAACCGGATGCGGGAAATCGCACACGATGCGCGGCTTCATCGAGCGCGCGCTGGACCACATCTTCGAGGCGACGTCGACGGCCAGCTCGGACATGAGGTACCTGGCACTGCTTAGCTACCTGGAGATCTACAACGAAAAGTTACGGGATTTGTTGCAAGATGGGAACAGCGAACTGCTGATGCTGAAGGAAGACCCGAACCGCGGGACCTACGTGGCCGGCGGGTTGAGAGAGGTCACGGTAAAAGACGCGGAGGAATGCGCCCGATTGGTGGAGCAGGGCGACAAGAGGCGCGCCCTGGCTGCTACCAAGATGAATGCTGCCAGCTCGAGAAGTCACGCGGTGTTGACGCTGTCCTTGGAGACGCTGGCCATCAACGATGGCAACCAGACGGAGAACACGGTCAAAAGGGGCAGGCTGCACTTGGTGGATCTGGCAGGGTCCGAGAGACAGACCAGGACCGGGGCTAGCGGAGATAGATTGAAGGAGGCAGCCAGCATCAATCTCAGCTTGTCCGCGCTCGGGAACGTCATCAGCGCGCTTGCCGCTGGACATGGACGACACGTGCCCTACAG GGACAGCAAGCTGACCAGGCTCCTAAGGGACAGCCTCGGCGGCAACGCCAGGACATTGATGATCGCCTGTGTAAGTCCCAGCGACGTAGACTCCGAGGAGACTCTGAGCACGTTGCGATACGCGGCCAGAGCCAGATGCATCAAGAACAAGCCTGTGGTCAACGAAGACCCCAAGGACGCTCTATTGAGACAGTACCAATTGGAGCTGCAGCGTCTTCGTTCTCTGCTGGAATCGAGCGATCAGTCCACGTTAAAAGAGATCCCTGACCAACCAGCGAaagacgacgaggaggagacAAAGCAGCAAATGGAGTTCCTGGAGGAAGTTGAAAGGTTGAAAAAGGAATGCGAGCATTCGAACCTGTCGGCTCAGAAGCTCCGAGAGGAGCTGGAGGCTTTGAAGTCTCGCCCCGAGGGGATCGGGCTGAACGGGATACCTTCCAAACCTGTCGTCCAAGTGCCGGTCGACGATCAGGACCGAGAGCGAGAGGAAAGACGGAAGAAGAAGCGGGAGGCTGCTATGCAGGAGGTGTTGAAGAGGTTGGAAAAGTTGACCATCGGCGGAGAAGAGCAAGGGAACACGGAGCTGAGGAGGAGGcgagagaagaggaggaaaAAGCTGGAGACTCTTGCCTCGGTTTTGGAGTCCGGCGCCCAGGAGGGCAACGGCAGTGTCTTCCAAGTCTACGGGCAACTTAG GTCCACAGAAGACGCCCTCAAGAGGATGGCGAAAAGAGTGAAGCAACTGGAGGCAGAGGCAGCCGATCTCCAAGCTTCGTGGGACGCGGAACGTCGCGACCTTCTTCGCAGAGAGCTGCTGACGTCCCAGATCTGCGACGCCATGGTGCCCCAACTTCGACCAGGTTGTCCGTTTCGCGATGTCGCTGCTGTAAGAGAGATGGCTACCTGGTGCGACGAGTTGAATCGTTGGCGGCTGCCAGACAACTCGCCGCACATACCACTTCCTCCGCCGTCGTTGGTTCACAAGGACAACGCGCAATACTCCATACCGCCTTCCAAACCTGATCACAATAACAATAGAAATGGCAAAGATATCGAAGACGAGGTCGGCAACGAGGCTGACAACGAAGAAAGCAGCGAGCAGGAGGAAACCAAGAAAATGGACATCGCCGATGCTTACTTCCGCAGGAACAGGATCGACAAGCTGCTGGCTCATGTTAGGGCAGCCAAGACTTTCG ACTCCAGTAGCCGAATCAGCAGATCCGGTGGCTCCGAGGAGTCGATACCAATGGGCAGCAGTTACCTGCAGCTGAACGCCCTGAATCTGCAAAGTAGCGCGCCGGTGATCGGCGACATGGATGCCTACAAGCCAACCCCGCGTCTGCCAATGAGTCGGTTCGGAAAACCAAGTTGGATGTTGGAGGATGCCTCGATGACCAGGGGTCTCTACCCAACGGCGGTGAAGAGGAATCCTCCTAGAATATTGGAGGCCTTACCTGCGTATCCGCAAGGCACAAACGGGGGGATCAAGTTTGGGAACAAGCCTGTGCCAGAGAGAATAACCGACAAGCTGTCGACGAGATTGATCCAGAACGAAGCTAGTGAAAACCGGCCTGCTTTGGTCGGACATGCGAGGTCTCCTACGTATTGA
- the Abcd gene encoding ATP binding cassette subfamily D, producing the protein MSSVFSKLLDKTSAKYGIRQENISRGVVSLVTTLYLLKIGYPLVASGISKYQQSRKKKQQQDETAAKNSIRRQRNNAVNAGNTVKPAGKASVGLDRDFLKQLIALLKIMVPGWRTREAGLLTCATLTLLTRTFLSVYVATLEGQIVKRIVLRDVRGFFLMMARWFAIALPATFVNSAIRYLEGRLALSFRGRLVEHAYKMYLSQQTYYRVAALDNRLGGAEQRLTDDLSELAGSVAHLYSSLTKPLLDCSLVGIALMSFSSKMGAKRMQGPLLASAVIALTGQILRLASPKFGQLVSEEASRRGRLREAHARISAHAEEIAFYGGHCTEHRYLTTAYKSLVSHLRRVLTLKLWYVMLEQLLMKYVWSGTGLLVIALPVLYTAVTAKSSSMTEDGDGGVSERTRYLTTSKNLLSSGADAVERLMSSYKELVALAGYAARVSEMLDVFKDAALCKYRRNIVNSPTKIANGNANNSIERVIELQDGAPVIKGIVQESTDGSISLINVPIVTPNCEVIVPKLSIHIKPGDHILITGPNGCGKSSLFRIISGLWPVYGGTLIRPPENYCGRPALFYIPQKPYMTVGCLRDQIIYPAESLTEECSDQELLKLLEEVDLRGLVERESEGLDAMGDWDSTLSGGEKQRLAMTRLFYHAPQYALLDECTSAVSLEAEGVIYETAKKKGITLLTITHRVASLAKYHKLLLRFDGEGGWAFGPLDVENATLLINQTPEQKEPYDPKAGCYQMLEGVVGHPEEFKVGIS; encoded by the exons ATGTCGTCCGTGTTTTCGAAGCTGCTCGACAAGACCTCCGCCAAATACGGCATCAGGCAAGAGAACATATCGCGCGGCGTCGTCAGCCTGGTGACGACGCTATATCTCCTAAAGATTGGCTATCCGTTGGTCGCTTCCGGGATCAGCAAGTACCAGCAGAGCAGGAAGAAGAAGCAGCAGCAAGATGAGACCGCGGCCAAGAATTCGATTCGCCGGCAGAGGAATAACGCCGTTAATGCCGGGAATACCGTTAAGCCTGCCGGCAAAGCGAGCGTCGGCCTGGACCGCGACTTCTTGAAACAGCTGATCGCGTTGCTGAAGATCATGGTGCCAGGATGGAGGACGCGCGAGGCCGGGCTGCTCACCTGCGCTACCCTGACGCTGCTCACGAGGACCTTCCTCTCGGTCTACGTCGCCACGTTGGAGGGACAGATCGTGAAGCGGATCGTGCTCAGGGACGTGCGTGGCTTCTTCTTGATGATGGCGAGATGGTTCGCCATTGCTCTGCCCGCGACCTTTGTCAATTCGGCCATTCGGTATCTAGAGGGTCGGCTGGCACTTAGCTTTAG GGGGCGCTTGGTGGAGCACGCCTACAAAATGTATCTGAGTCAACAAACCTACTACAGAGTAGCAGCATTAGATAATAGACTCGGCGGTGCTGAGCAAAGACTGACAGACGATTTATCCGAATTAGCGGGTTCTGTGGCGCATTTGTACTCGAGTTTAACCAAGCCCTTGCTGGATTGTTCTCTGGTGGGCATCGCGCTCATGTCTTTCTCGTCTAAAATGGGCGCCAAGAGAATGCAAG gTCCGTTATTGGCGTCCGCGGTGATAGCTCTAACCGGTCAAATTCTACGTCTGGCTTCGCCAAAGTTTGGCCAACTGGTTTCGGAGGAAGCATCCAGACGCGGAAGGCTGAGGGAGGCTCATGCTCGCATTAGCGCGCACGCCGAGGAAATTGCGTTCTACGGCGGACACTGTACAGAACATCGGTATCTAACCACCGCGTACAAGTCACTCGTTTCGCATCTGAGAAGAGTGTTGACGCTGAAGCTGTGGTACGTGATGCTGGAGCAGTTGCTCATGAAATACGTGTGGTCCGGCACCGGGCTTCTGGTCATCGCCTTGCCCGTTCTTTACACCGCGGTCACTGCTAAATCTTCGTCCATGACCGAAGACGGCGACG GCGGAGTAAGTGAAAGGACTAGATACCTGACAACCTCGAAAAATCTCTTAAGTTCTGGAGCAGACGCTGTGGAAAGACTCATGTCTTCCTATAAA GAATTGGTCGCGCTGGCAGGTTACGCGGCAAGAGTCAGTGAAATGTTGGACGTGTTTAAAGACGCCGCGTTAtgtaaatatagaagaaatattgttaatagtCCTACGAAAATAGCGAACGGAAACGCGAATAATTCGATAGAGAGAGTAATCGAACTCCAAGATGGAGCACCAGTGATAAAAG GAATCGTGCAAGAAAGTACAGATGGCAGTATAAGCTTAATCAACGTGCCAATCGTAACACCGAATTGTGAAGTTATCGTGCCTAAGCTATCGATACAC ATAAAGCCGGGGGATCATATATTGATCACTGGACCCAACGGTTGCGGAAAGAGCTCCCTGTTCCGCATAATTTCTGGCCTGTGGCCAGTTTACGGTGGCACCTTGATCAGGCCGCCCGAGAATTATTGCGGAAGGCCggcattattttatatacccCAGAAACCTTACATGACGGTGGGTTGTCTACGGGATCAAATCATCTACCCCGCGGAGTCTCTGACGGAAGAATGTTCCGACCAGGAGCTATTGAAGCTGTTGGAGGAAGTCGATCTTCGGGGCCTCGTGGAACGAGAATCGGAAGGGCTGGACGCCATGGGCGACTGGGACTCGACTCTGTCCGGCGGCGAGAAGCAGAGGCTAGCCATGACCAGGCTGTTCTATCACGCGCCGCAATACGCGCTTCTAGACGAGTGCACCAGCGCGGTCAGCCTCGAGGCCGAGGGAGTCATTTACGAAACCGCCAAAAAGAAAGGCATCACGCTGCTAACGATTACCCATCGCGTGGCCTCGCTGGCGAAATACCATAAACTTCTGTTACGCTTCGACGGGGAAGGAGGTTGGGCATTTGGTCCGCTGGACGTGGAAAATGCGACGCTTCTAATTAATCAGACGCCCGAGCAGAAAGAGCCGTACGATCCGAAAGCAGGCTGCTATCAGATGTTGGAG GGGGTTGTCGGGCATCCGGAGGAGTTCAAAGTTGGGATCAGTTAG
- the LOC144473176 gene encoding osmotic avoidance abnormal protein 3 isoform X2, with product MLKEDPNRGTYVAGGLREVTVKDAEECARLVEQGDKRRALAATKMNAASSRSHAVLTLSLETLAINDGNQTENTVKRGRLHLVDLAGSERQTRTGASGDRLKEAASINLSLSALGNVISALAAGHGRHVPYRDSKLTRLLRDSLGGNARTLMIACVSPSDVDSEETLSTLRYAARARCIKNKPVVNEDPKDALLRQYQLELQRLRSLLESSDQSTLKEIPDQPAKDDEEETKQQMEFLEEVERLKKECEHSNLSAQKLREELEALKSRPEGIGLNGIPSKPVVQVPVDDQDREREERRKKKREAAMQEVLKRLEKLTIGGEEQGNTELRRRREKRRKKLETLASVLESGAQEGNGSVFQVYGQLRSTEDALKRMAKRVKQLEAEAADLQASWDAERRDLLRRELLTSQICDAMVPQLRPGCPFRDVAAVREMATWCDELNRWRLPDNSPHIPLPPPSLVHKDNAQYSIPPSKPDHNNNRNGKDIEDEVGNEADNEESSEQEETKKMDIADAYFRRNRIDKLLAHVRAAKTFDSSSRISRSGGSEESIPMGSSYLQLNALNLQSSAPVIGDMDAYKPTPRLPMSRFGKPSWMLEDASMTRGLYPTAVKRNPPRILEALPAYPQGTNGGIKFGNKPVPERITDKLSTRLIQNEASENRPALVGHARSPTY from the exons ATGCTGAAGGAAGACCCGAACCGCGGGACCTACGTGGCCGGCGGGTTGAGAGAGGTCACGGTAAAAGACGCGGAGGAATGCGCCCGATTGGTGGAGCAGGGCGACAAGAGGCGCGCCCTGGCTGCTACCAAGATGAATGCTGCCAGCTCGAGAAGTCACGCGGTGTTGACGCTGTCCTTGGAGACGCTGGCCATCAACGATGGCAACCAGACGGAGAACACGGTCAAAAGGGGCAGGCTGCACTTGGTGGATCTGGCAGGGTCCGAGAGACAGACCAGGACCGGGGCTAGCGGAGATAGATTGAAGGAGGCAGCCAGCATCAATCTCAGCTTGTCCGCGCTCGGGAACGTCATCAGCGCGCTTGCCGCTGGACATGGACGACACGTGCCCTACAG GGACAGCAAGCTGACCAGGCTCCTAAGGGACAGCCTCGGCGGCAACGCCAGGACATTGATGATCGCCTGTGTAAGTCCCAGCGACGTAGACTCCGAGGAGACTCTGAGCACGTTGCGATACGCGGCCAGAGCCAGATGCATCAAGAACAAGCCTGTGGTCAACGAAGACCCCAAGGACGCTCTATTGAGACAGTACCAATTGGAGCTGCAGCGTCTTCGTTCTCTGCTGGAATCGAGCGATCAGTCCACGTTAAAAGAGATCCCTGACCAACCAGCGAaagacgacgaggaggagacAAAGCAGCAAATGGAGTTCCTGGAGGAAGTTGAAAGGTTGAAAAAGGAATGCGAGCATTCGAACCTGTCGGCTCAGAAGCTCCGAGAGGAGCTGGAGGCTTTGAAGTCTCGCCCCGAGGGGATCGGGCTGAACGGGATACCTTCCAAACCTGTCGTCCAAGTGCCGGTCGACGATCAGGACCGAGAGCGAGAGGAAAGACGGAAGAAGAAGCGGGAGGCTGCTATGCAGGAGGTGTTGAAGAGGTTGGAAAAGTTGACCATCGGCGGAGAAGAGCAAGGGAACACGGAGCTGAGGAGGAGGcgagagaagaggaggaaaAAGCTGGAGACTCTTGCCTCGGTTTTGGAGTCCGGCGCCCAGGAGGGCAACGGCAGTGTCTTCCAAGTCTACGGGCAACTTAG GTCCACAGAAGACGCCCTCAAGAGGATGGCGAAAAGAGTGAAGCAACTGGAGGCAGAGGCAGCCGATCTCCAAGCTTCGTGGGACGCGGAACGTCGCGACCTTCTTCGCAGAGAGCTGCTGACGTCCCAGATCTGCGACGCCATGGTGCCCCAACTTCGACCAGGTTGTCCGTTTCGCGATGTCGCTGCTGTAAGAGAGATGGCTACCTGGTGCGACGAGTTGAATCGTTGGCGGCTGCCAGACAACTCGCCGCACATACCACTTCCTCCGCCGTCGTTGGTTCACAAGGACAACGCGCAATACTCCATACCGCCTTCCAAACCTGATCACAATAACAATAGAAATGGCAAAGATATCGAAGACGAGGTCGGCAACGAGGCTGACAACGAAGAAAGCAGCGAGCAGGAGGAAACCAAGAAAATGGACATCGCCGATGCTTACTTCCGCAGGAACAGGATCGACAAGCTGCTGGCTCATGTTAGGGCAGCCAAGACTTTCG ACTCCAGTAGCCGAATCAGCAGATCCGGTGGCTCCGAGGAGTCGATACCAATGGGCAGCAGTTACCTGCAGCTGAACGCCCTGAATCTGCAAAGTAGCGCGCCGGTGATCGGCGACATGGATGCCTACAAGCCAACCCCGCGTCTGCCAATGAGTCGGTTCGGAAAACCAAGTTGGATGTTGGAGGATGCCTCGATGACCAGGGGTCTCTACCCAACGGCGGTGAAGAGGAATCCTCCTAGAATATTGGAGGCCTTACCTGCGTATCCGCAAGGCACAAACGGGGGGATCAAGTTTGGGAACAAGCCTGTGCCAGAGAGAATAACCGACAAGCTGTCGACGAGATTGATCCAGAACGAAGCTAGTGAAAACCGGCCTGCTTTGGTCGGACATGCGAGGTCTCCTACGTATTGA
- the LOC144478310 gene encoding uncharacterized protein LOC144478310 produces MASLTNLKDPEEVKEYLKNLYIEYKFGCYSEKKPEVCHLLGDYEESIKLNNEEAAKIYKRTCDTMNYDRSCTKYGDFSLVGRGCEKNGETAYKYMKRGCELNDPRGCYHAGVLAVTKDEFEKDRAKQVADGMQMLQKACDGNEERACFHLMGIYISGIKGYVEKDFKKSYQFGMKCCDFGNPYACANLSLMYKNGDGVEKNEKISDSFKERALKLLHELQTSKKQLKFHQGIDPYGVRFNIGITPIMRYYFFVHIWAFLALTLVLQLNASKHVTADEVSKKQIDVDVYYETLCPDSKRWMQRQLRELDGEIKNYIRLNFVPYGKASQYFDEQKNQWFFSCQHGPKECEGNKAHGCVIHAIKNGEPANEVQSLSESFVVCSMTTRSTVDECVKQLSISEKTKDAISSCIAGSLGDELFAENGKKTAALSPPLSFVPTIVINGVYSAENQSKGFNNFPKLICDNLQAGPKPIACAATEQ; encoded by the exons ATGGCCAGCCTGACTAACTTAAAAGATCCCGAGGAAGTGAAGGAGTATTTGAAAAACCTTTACATCGAGTACAAATTTGGTTGTTACAGCGAGAAGAAGCCTGAAG TTTGTCATCTGTTGGGTGATTACGAGGAGAGCATCAAATTGAACAATGAAGAGGCTGCCAAAATATACAAGAGAACTTGCGATACGATGAATTATGATAGAAGTTGCACGAAGTACGGTGATTTCAGCTTGGTCG GCAGAGGATGCGAGAAAAACGGTGAGACTGCATACAAATACATGAAGAGAGGTTGCGAACTCAATGATCCGAGGGGTTGTTATCACGCGGGTGTTCTCGCGGTAACCAAAGATGAGTTCGAGAAAGACAGAGCCAAACAAGTCGCGGACGGAATGCAAATGCTTCAGAAAGCTTGCGATGGTAACGAGGAAAGGGCTTGCTTCCATTTGATGGGCATTTATATATCGGGCATTAAGGGATACGttgaaaaagattttaaaaagtcGTACCAATTTGGTATGAAATGCTGCGACTTCGGAAATCCTTATGCTTGcgcaaacttgtctttaatgtataaaaatggcGACGGTGTGGAGAAGAACGAGAAGATATCAGACTCTTTTAAAGAGCGAGCTCTGAAGCTGTTGCACGAATTACAGACAAGCAAAAAGCAATTGAAATTCCACCAGGGCATTGATCCATa CGGTGTCCGCTTCAACATCGGCATCACACCGATCATGCGGTACTACTTCTTCGTGCACATCTGGGCATTCCTGGCTCTCACCTTAGTTCTACAGCTCAATGCGTCGAAG CACGTGACCGCCGATGAAGTATCGAAGAAGCAGATTGATGTAGACGTGTACTACGAGACACTGTGCCCGGATAGCAAGCGATGGATGCAGAGGCAATTACGGGAGTTGGATGGCGAAATCAAGAATTACATTCGTCTCAATTTTGTCCCATATGGAAAAGCATCG CAATATTTCGATGAGCAAAAGAACCAGTGGTTCTTCTCTTGCCAGCATGGGCCCAAAGAGTGCGAGGGTAACAAGGCCCATGGTTGCGTGATCCACGCGATCAAGAACGGAGAGCCCGCTAACGAAGTACAGTCGCTCAGCGAGTCCTTCGTTGTTTGTTCAATGACAACGAGATCGACGGTGGACGAG TGTGTCAAGCAATTATCTATCAGCGAGAAGACTAAAGACGCTATCAGCAGTTGCATCGCGGGTTCTCTAGGCGACGAGTTGTTCGCGGAAAACGGCAAGAAAACAGCCGCGCTGAGTCCGCCGCTTTCCTTCGTGCCAACAATAGTAATCAACGGA GTGTACAGCGCGGAGAATCAAAGTAAAGGGTTCAACAACTTCCCTAAGCTGATTTGCGACAATCTGCAAGCGGGGCCTAAGCCGATTGCGTGTGCAGCCACTGAACAATAA